The Anomalospiza imberbis isolate Cuckoo-Finch-1a 21T00152 chromosome 7, ASM3175350v1, whole genome shotgun sequence genome has a window encoding:
- the STAT1 gene encoding signal transducer and activator of transcription 1-alpha/beta isoform X2 encodes MSQWYQLQQLDSKFLEQVHQLYDDSFPMEIRQYLAQWLENQDWEHAANNVSFATLLFHDLLSQLDDQFSRFLIENNFLLQHNIRKSKRNLQDNFQEDPIHMAMIIHNCLKEERKILNCAQACNEMEVGNVQNTATGMPDKQKELDTNIRTLKSSVNDVEQDIKSLEDVQDEYDFKCKTLQNREHESSNMSQEEYKKEQLNLQHMFLSLDCRRKEVVNKIVKLLKSTEQIQAALINDELVEWKHRQQTACIGGPPNACLDQLQNWFTIVAESLQQVRQQLKKLEELEQKFTYDPDPITKNKQFLQDLTHKLFQQLIQSSFVVERQPCMPTHPQRPLVLKTGVQFTVKLRLLVKLQELNYNLKVKVLFDKDVTEKNSVKGFRKFNILGTNTKVMNMEESTNGSLAAEFRHLQLKEQKNTGSRTNEGPLIVTEELHSLSFETQLCQPGLVIDLETTSLPIVVISNVSQLPSGWASILWFNMLSTDPKNLSFFLNPPCAKWSKLSDVLSWQFSSVTKRGLNADQLSMLGEKLLGPTNGASQDGLIPWTRFCKENINDKNFPFWLWIEGILELIKKHLLCLWNDGCIMGFISKERERALLKDQSPGTFLLRFSESSKEGAITFTWVEESQNEPQFHSVEPYTKKELSAVTFPDIIRNYKVMAAENIPENPLRFLYPNIPKDNAFGKYYSRPKEAPEPMDLDGPKGNGYIKTELISVSEVHPSRLQSPENLLPMSPEEFDEVSRMVGPAEIDTVMCTHIQL; translated from the exons ATGTCTCAGTGGTATCAACTACAGCAACTTGATTCCAAGTTTTTGGAGCAAGTTCACCAGCTATATGATGACAGCTTTCCTATGGAGATCAGGCAGTACCTGGCACAGTGGCTGGAAAACCAGGATTG GGAACACGCAGCCAACAATGTATCATTTGCTACACTGTTATTCCATGACCTGCTGTCCCAGCTTGATGATCAATTTAGTAGATTCTTGATAGAAAACAACTTTTTGCTGCAGCACAACATAAGGAAAAGCAAACGTAATCTTCAG GATAACTTCCAAGAAGACCCAATACACATGGCAATGATCATCCACAACTGTCtgaaagaagagaggaaaatacTGAACTGTGCCCAGGCATGCAATGAG ATGGAAGTAGGGAATGTACAGAACACTGCAACTGGGATGCCAGACAAGCAGAAGGAGCTTGATACCAATATTAGAACTTTAAAAAGCAGTGTTAAT GATGTGGAGCAGGACATCAAGTCATTAGAGGATGTGCAAGATGAATATGACTTCAAATGTAAAACCCTGCAGAACAGAG AACATGAGTCCAGTAATATGTCTCAGGAGGAATACAAGAAAGAACAGCTAAATCTCCAGCACATGTTCTTATCACTGGACTGCAGGAGAAAG GAGGTGGTGAATAAGATAGTGAAGCTGCTGAAGAGCACAGAGCAGATACAGGCTGCCCTTATTAATGATGAGCTGGTGGAGTGGAAGCACAGGCAACAGACAGCATGCATTGGTGGGCCACCCAACGCCTGCCTCGACCAGCTGCAGAACTG GTTCACCATTGTTGCTGAAAGTCTACAGCAAGTTCGTCAGCAGCTCAAGAAACTTGAGGAACTGGAACAGAAGTTTACCTATGACCCTGATCCCatcacaaaaaataaacaatttctGCAGGACCTAACACACAAGCTTTTCCAACAACTCATCCAAAG CTCCTTTGTGGTAGAGAGGCAGCCTTGCATGCCAACACATCCTCAGAGGCCACTAGTCCTGAAGACAGGAGTGCAGTTCACTGTGAAGCTGAG ATTGCTGGTGAAACTGCAGGAACTGAACTACAACTTGAAAGTGAAAGTTTTATTTGATAA AGATGTAACTGAGAAGAACTCGGTCAAAGG GTTCAGGAAATTTAATATTTTGGGAACAAACACAAAAGTAATGAACATGGAAGAATCTACTAATGGAAGTCTAGCAGCAGAATTCAGGCACTTG caactgaaagaacagaaaaacacagggagcagaacaaaTGAG GGTCCTCTGATTGTAACAGAAGAGCTTCACTCTCTGAGTTTTGAgacacagctgtgccagcctggttTGGTAATAGACCTAGAG ACCACATCCCTTCCCATTGTTGTGATCTCAAATGTGAGCCAGCTGCCCAGTGGATGGGCTTCTATCTTGTGGTTCAACATGCTGTCTACTGATCCCAAG AACCTGTCCTTCTTTCTGAATCCACCTTGTGCAAAGTGGTCTAAGCTTTCTGACGTTCTGAGTTGGCAGTTTTCTTCTGTAACAAAGAGAGGACTAAATGCAGATCAGCTGAGCATGCTGGGAGAGAAGCTTCTTG GGCCAACAAACGGAGCATCTCAGGATGGCCTTATTCCTTGGACAAGATTCTGCAAG GAAAATATAAATGATAAAAATTTCCCCTTTTGGCTGTGGATTGAGGGAATCTTGGAGCTTATTAAGAAACATCTCCTGTGTCTCTGGAATGATGG CTGCATTATGGGCTTCATCAGCAAAGAGAGAGAACGTGCTCTGCTGAAGGACCAGAGCCCAGGAACATTTTTATTGAGATTCAGTGAAAGCAGCAAAGAGGGAGCAATCACCTTTACCTGGGTAGAGGAATCTCAGAATG agccacagTTCCACTCAGTAGAGCCGTACACCAAGAAGGAGCTCTCTGCCGTGACCTTCCCCGACATCATCCGCAATTACAAAGTGATGGCTGCCGAAAACATCCCTGAGAACCCACTGCGATTCCTGTACCCCAATATCCCCAAAGACAATGCCTTTGGCAAATACTACTCCAGGCCTAAGGAGG CACCAGAGCCGATGGATTTGGATGGTCCCAAGGGAAATGGCTACATCAAGACTGAGTTAATCTCTGTATCTGAAGT CCACCCTTCCAGGCTGCAGTCTCCAGAAAACCTGCTGCCCATGTCTCCCGAGGAGTTTGACGAGGTGTCTCGGATGGTGGGCCCCGCAGAGATCGATACTGTG ATGTGTACACATATCCAGCTCTGA
- the STAT1 gene encoding signal transducer and activator of transcription 1-alpha/beta isoform X1: MSQWYQLQQLDSKFLEQVHQLYDDSFPMEIRQYLAQWLENQDWEHAANNVSFATLLFHDLLSQLDDQFSRFLIENNFLLQHNIRKSKRNLQDNFQEDPIHMAMIIHNCLKEERKILNCAQACNEMEVGNVQNTATGMPDKQKELDTNIRTLKSSVNDVEQDIKSLEDVQDEYDFKCKTLQNREHESSNMSQEEYKKEQLNLQHMFLSLDCRRKEVVNKIVKLLKSTEQIQAALINDELVEWKHRQQTACIGGPPNACLDQLQNWFTIVAESLQQVRQQLKKLEELEQKFTYDPDPITKNKQFLQDLTHKLFQQLIQSSFVVERQPCMPTHPQRPLVLKTGVQFTVKLRLLVKLQELNYNLKVKVLFDKDVTEKNSVKGFRKFNILGTNTKVMNMEESTNGSLAAEFRHLQLKEQKNTGSRTNEGPLIVTEELHSLSFETQLCQPGLVIDLETTSLPIVVISNVSQLPSGWASILWFNMLSTDPKNLSFFLNPPCAKWSKLSDVLSWQFSSVTKRGLNADQLSMLGEKLLGPTNGASQDGLIPWTRFCKENINDKNFPFWLWIEGILELIKKHLLCLWNDGCIMGFISKERERALLKDQSPGTFLLRFSESSKEGAITFTWVEESQNEPQFHSVEPYTKKELSAVTFPDIIRNYKVMAAENIPENPLRFLYPNIPKDNAFGKYYSRPKEAPEPMDLDGPKGNGYIKTELISVSEVHPSRLQSPENLLPMSPEEFDEVSRMVGPAEIDTVVRTRSQPGA, translated from the exons ATGTCTCAGTGGTATCAACTACAGCAACTTGATTCCAAGTTTTTGGAGCAAGTTCACCAGCTATATGATGACAGCTTTCCTATGGAGATCAGGCAGTACCTGGCACAGTGGCTGGAAAACCAGGATTG GGAACACGCAGCCAACAATGTATCATTTGCTACACTGTTATTCCATGACCTGCTGTCCCAGCTTGATGATCAATTTAGTAGATTCTTGATAGAAAACAACTTTTTGCTGCAGCACAACATAAGGAAAAGCAAACGTAATCTTCAG GATAACTTCCAAGAAGACCCAATACACATGGCAATGATCATCCACAACTGTCtgaaagaagagaggaaaatacTGAACTGTGCCCAGGCATGCAATGAG ATGGAAGTAGGGAATGTACAGAACACTGCAACTGGGATGCCAGACAAGCAGAAGGAGCTTGATACCAATATTAGAACTTTAAAAAGCAGTGTTAAT GATGTGGAGCAGGACATCAAGTCATTAGAGGATGTGCAAGATGAATATGACTTCAAATGTAAAACCCTGCAGAACAGAG AACATGAGTCCAGTAATATGTCTCAGGAGGAATACAAGAAAGAACAGCTAAATCTCCAGCACATGTTCTTATCACTGGACTGCAGGAGAAAG GAGGTGGTGAATAAGATAGTGAAGCTGCTGAAGAGCACAGAGCAGATACAGGCTGCCCTTATTAATGATGAGCTGGTGGAGTGGAAGCACAGGCAACAGACAGCATGCATTGGTGGGCCACCCAACGCCTGCCTCGACCAGCTGCAGAACTG GTTCACCATTGTTGCTGAAAGTCTACAGCAAGTTCGTCAGCAGCTCAAGAAACTTGAGGAACTGGAACAGAAGTTTACCTATGACCCTGATCCCatcacaaaaaataaacaatttctGCAGGACCTAACACACAAGCTTTTCCAACAACTCATCCAAAG CTCCTTTGTGGTAGAGAGGCAGCCTTGCATGCCAACACATCCTCAGAGGCCACTAGTCCTGAAGACAGGAGTGCAGTTCACTGTGAAGCTGAG ATTGCTGGTGAAACTGCAGGAACTGAACTACAACTTGAAAGTGAAAGTTTTATTTGATAA AGATGTAACTGAGAAGAACTCGGTCAAAGG GTTCAGGAAATTTAATATTTTGGGAACAAACACAAAAGTAATGAACATGGAAGAATCTACTAATGGAAGTCTAGCAGCAGAATTCAGGCACTTG caactgaaagaacagaaaaacacagggagcagaacaaaTGAG GGTCCTCTGATTGTAACAGAAGAGCTTCACTCTCTGAGTTTTGAgacacagctgtgccagcctggttTGGTAATAGACCTAGAG ACCACATCCCTTCCCATTGTTGTGATCTCAAATGTGAGCCAGCTGCCCAGTGGATGGGCTTCTATCTTGTGGTTCAACATGCTGTCTACTGATCCCAAG AACCTGTCCTTCTTTCTGAATCCACCTTGTGCAAAGTGGTCTAAGCTTTCTGACGTTCTGAGTTGGCAGTTTTCTTCTGTAACAAAGAGAGGACTAAATGCAGATCAGCTGAGCATGCTGGGAGAGAAGCTTCTTG GGCCAACAAACGGAGCATCTCAGGATGGCCTTATTCCTTGGACAAGATTCTGCAAG GAAAATATAAATGATAAAAATTTCCCCTTTTGGCTGTGGATTGAGGGAATCTTGGAGCTTATTAAGAAACATCTCCTGTGTCTCTGGAATGATGG CTGCATTATGGGCTTCATCAGCAAAGAGAGAGAACGTGCTCTGCTGAAGGACCAGAGCCCAGGAACATTTTTATTGAGATTCAGTGAAAGCAGCAAAGAGGGAGCAATCACCTTTACCTGGGTAGAGGAATCTCAGAATG agccacagTTCCACTCAGTAGAGCCGTACACCAAGAAGGAGCTCTCTGCCGTGACCTTCCCCGACATCATCCGCAATTACAAAGTGATGGCTGCCGAAAACATCCCTGAGAACCCACTGCGATTCCTGTACCCCAATATCCCCAAAGACAATGCCTTTGGCAAATACTACTCCAGGCCTAAGGAGG CACCAGAGCCGATGGATTTGGATGGTCCCAAGGGAAATGGCTACATCAAGACTGAGTTAATCTCTGTATCTGAAGT CCACCCTTCCAGGCTGCAGTCTCCAGAAAACCTGCTGCCCATGTCTCCCGAGGAGTTTGACGAGGTGTCTCGGATGGTGGGCCCCGCAGAGATCGATACTGTGGTACGTACCCGGAGCCAGCCTGGAGCCTGA